From Xenopus laevis strain J_2021 chromosome 7L, Xenopus_laevis_v10.1, whole genome shotgun sequence, one genomic window encodes:
- the LOC108695847 gene encoding olfactory receptor 6N2 codes for MDSKNRSTVTEFIIIGFPTLYGYGPFLFTCLLLVYLLTVTGNVLVFTIIRLDSRLHTPMYFFVSVLSFLEIWYTAVTIPKMLINILYPRKGISFNGCLLQTYFFHSLGASECYLLTAMAYDRYLAICQPLHYPTIMNPKMCTRLIAICFTCGFLCPITEVALISQLPFCGSNEIQHIFCDFPPLLSLACTDTSINVLVDFVINSFIILVTFLFIMVSYIRIIIAILKIKTSVGQAKAFSTCVSHLSVVLVFFSCIVFMYVRLTKSYSLYYDRVLAVIYSVLTPIFNPIIYSLRNRDIRIAVKYRIFRH; via the coding sequence ATGGATTCCAAAAATAGAAGTACAGTAACTGAGTTTATCATCATTGGATTCCCAACGTTGTATGGATATGGTCCTTTCCTCTTCACTTGTCTCCTTCTAGTATATCTCCTCACTGTCACTGGCAATGTGCTTGTATTCACAATAATACGTTTGGATTCACGGCTTCACACGCCCATGTACTTCTTTGTCAGTGTTCTGTCCTTCCTGGAGATCTGGTATACAGCAGTCACCATTCCAAAGATGTTAATCAACATTTTATATCCTAGGAAAGGTATATCCTTTAACGGGTGCCTCTTGCAGACTTATTTCTTCCATTCTCTGGGAGCCAGCGAGTGTTATCTTCTCACTGCCATGGCCTACGATCGCTATTTGGCAATATGCCAACCTCTGCACTACCCTACAATTATGAATCCTAAAATGTGTACTCGGCTGATAGCCATCTGTTTTACTTGTGGATTCCTATGCCCCATAACGGAAGTGGCTTTAATTTCTCAGCTCCCTTTCTGTGGCAGCAATGAAATTCAACATATCTTCTGTGACTTCCCACCCCTTCTAAGTCTGGCATGTACTGACACCTCAATTAATGTCCTCGTAGATTTTGTGAtcaacagttttattattttggtGACATTCCTCTTTATTATGGTCTCTTACATTAGGATTAttattgccattttgaaaataaagACCTCAGTGGGGCAAGCCAAAGCTTTCTCTACTTGCGTGTCCCACCTTTCCGTAGTATTAGTGTTCTTCTCctgtattgtatttatgtatgtaagaCTTACCAAGAGTTACTCTCTGTATTATGACCGTGTGTTAGCAGTCATCTACTCAGTCCTTACACCTATCTTTAATCCAATTATCTACAGCCTAAGGAACAGAGACATTAGGATTGCTGTTAAATACAGGATATTTAGGCATTGA